A genome region from Streptomyces antimycoticus includes the following:
- a CDS encoding aldehyde dehydrogenase family protein — MPTHQPRRTPGPRGERFAVLDPATGEAFDEAPDQRPDELDAIVERAHDAWRDWRADPAARTTALFAAADAVEAAGADLAPLLTREQGKPLAESYAEIARAAARLRYFAELDPVPEPIVDGRPVRSEIRWRPLGPVAAIVPWNFPLQLASAKFAPALAAGNTMVLKPSPFTPLATRLLGSVLSAALPQDVLTIVTGREPLGARLASHPGIRHVTFTGSIATGRAVAEGAAASLARVTLELGGNDAAILLEDAEVERIADRLFWAAFRNCGQVCMAVKRVYAPARLYSQVVEALAERAKTVVVGPGLDPGSQLGPVSNAPQLARVERCTAQALADGARAAAGGHRLEGPGYFFAPAILADVPSGSPVVTEEQFGPILPVLPYGRLDEAVEAANDTGFGLGGSVWGTDLDRAEAVAGRLECGTAWINHHAELSLAQPFAGIKDSGVGVAGGPWGLYGNLRPFVVHRPEEA, encoded by the coding sequence ATGCCGACACATCAGCCCCGTCGCACTCCGGGGCCCCGCGGCGAGCGCTTCGCCGTCCTCGATCCGGCGACGGGCGAGGCCTTCGACGAGGCCCCCGACCAGCGGCCGGACGAGTTGGACGCCATCGTCGAACGGGCCCACGATGCCTGGCGCGACTGGCGGGCCGACCCCGCCGCCCGCACCACCGCGCTGTTCGCGGCGGCCGACGCCGTGGAGGCGGCCGGGGCAGACCTCGCTCCGCTGCTCACCCGTGAACAGGGCAAGCCCCTGGCCGAGTCGTACGCGGAGATCGCCCGTGCGGCGGCCCGCCTGCGCTACTTCGCCGAACTGGACCCGGTCCCCGAGCCGATCGTGGACGGCCGGCCGGTACGCAGCGAGATCCGCTGGCGACCGCTCGGGCCCGTCGCCGCGATCGTCCCGTGGAACTTTCCCCTCCAGCTCGCGTCGGCGAAGTTCGCGCCCGCGCTCGCCGCGGGGAACACGATGGTGCTCAAGCCCTCCCCGTTCACGCCCCTCGCCACCCGGCTGCTGGGGTCCGTCCTCTCCGCCGCCCTCCCCCAGGACGTACTGACGATCGTCACCGGTCGCGAGCCCCTCGGTGCCCGCCTCGCGTCCCATCCGGGGATCCGCCATGTGACCTTCACCGGTTCGATCGCCACCGGACGGGCCGTCGCCGAGGGCGCGGCGGCCTCGCTCGCCCGGGTCACCCTGGAGCTGGGCGGTAACGACGCCGCCATCCTGCTGGAGGACGCGGAGGTGGAGCGGATCGCGGACCGGTTGTTCTGGGCGGCGTTCCGCAACTGCGGGCAGGTCTGCATGGCGGTCAAGCGCGTCTACGCCCCGGCCCGGCTCTACTCCCAGGTGGTCGAGGCCCTCGCGGAGCGCGCGAAGACCGTCGTGGTCGGACCCGGCCTCGACCCGGGTTCACAGCTGGGGCCGGTCAGCAACGCCCCCCAGCTGGCCCGGGTCGAGCGCTGTACGGCCCAGGCCCTGGCGGACGGTGCCAGAGCCGCGGCCGGTGGTCACCGGCTTGAGGGGCCAGGCTACTTCTTCGCCCCGGCGATCCTGGCCGATGTCCCCTCCGGAAGCCCGGTGGTGACGGAGGAGCAGTTCGGCCCGATCCTGCCGGTACTGCCGTACGGGCGTCTGGACGAAGCCGTCGAGGCGGCCAACGACACCGGCTTCGGACTGGGCGGCTCGGTATGGGGAACCGACCTCGACCGGGCCGAGGCGGTGGCCGGCCGGCTGGAGTGCGGGACGGCGTGGATCAACCACCATGCCGAACTGTCCCTCGCCCAGCCCTTCGCCGGCATCAAGGACAGCGGCGTCGGCGTCGCGGGCGGGCCGTGGGGGCTCTACGGAAACCTCAGGCCGTTCGTCGTGCACCGTCCGGAGGAGGCGTGA
- a CDS encoding (5-formylfuran-3-yl)methyl phosphate synthase, translated as MRWKECTLLLLISPDSVDEALDCAKAAEHLDIVDVKKPDEGSLGANFPWIIREIRDAVPADKPVSATVGDVPYKPGTVAQAALGAAVSGATYIKVGLYGCTTPDQAIDVMRGVVRAVKDYRPDAFVVASGYADAHRIGCVNPLALPDIARRSGSDAAMLDTAIKDGTRLFDHVPPDVCAEFVRLAHEADLLAALAGSVKAGDLGELTRIGTDIVGVRGAVCEGGDRNAGRIQPELVAAFRAEMDRHAREYAATVATAS; from the coding sequence ATGCGGTGGAAGGAATGTACGTTGTTGCTTCTCATCTCCCCCGACAGCGTCGATGAAGCCCTCGACTGCGCGAAGGCGGCGGAGCACCTCGACATCGTCGATGTCAAAAAGCCCGACGAGGGCTCGCTCGGTGCGAACTTCCCCTGGATCATCAGGGAGATCCGCGACGCGGTCCCGGCGGACAAGCCGGTGTCCGCCACCGTGGGAGACGTGCCGTACAAGCCCGGCACGGTGGCCCAGGCGGCGCTCGGTGCGGCTGTCTCCGGAGCCACGTACATCAAGGTCGGCCTCTATGGATGCACAACGCCCGACCAGGCCATCGATGTCATGCGCGGGGTCGTCCGGGCGGTGAAGGACTACCGGCCGGACGCGTTCGTCGTCGCCTCGGGCTACGCCGACGCCCACCGGATCGGCTGCGTCAACCCACTCGCGCTGCCCGACATCGCCCGCCGCTCCGGTTCCGACGCGGCCATGCTCGACACCGCGATCAAGGACGGGACACGGCTGTTCGACCATGTTCCGCCCGATGTCTGCGCGGAGTTCGTCCGGCTGGCCCACGAAGCGGATCTGCTCGCCGCCCTCGCGGGCAGCGTCAAGGCAGGAGACCTCGGCGAGCTGACCCGCATCGGCACGGACATCGTGGGGGTGCGCGGGGCGGTCTGCGAGGGAGGCGACCGCAATGCCGGAAGGATTCAGCCGGAGCTGGTGGCCGCCTTCCGGGCGGAGATGGACCGGCATGCCCGGGAGTACGCGGCCACCGTCGCCACCGCGAGCTGA
- a CDS encoding DinB family protein — protein sequence MTRSERLADQLDWHWHKNLRPRLDGLTDEEYFWEPVRGCWSIRPRGTSAAPMSAGSGEWTMDFASPGPEPAPVTTVAWRLAHIIVSCLGYRVGWYFGGQDVDSETFTYAGTADEALKQLDEVYGRWNAGVRELSDTDLENPPTVGPERFPMENRVLHVNRELIHHGAEISLLRDLYRWQDGAVPRRI from the coding sequence ATGACAAGAAGCGAGCGACTCGCGGACCAGCTGGACTGGCACTGGCACAAGAACCTACGGCCGCGGCTGGACGGTCTCACCGATGAGGAGTACTTCTGGGAGCCGGTACGCGGCTGCTGGAGTATCCGCCCACGTGGCACGTCGGCCGCACCGATGTCGGCAGGTTCGGGGGAATGGACGATGGACTTCGCGTCCCCTGGCCCGGAACCGGCGCCCGTGACCACGGTTGCTTGGCGGCTGGCGCACATCATCGTCTCGTGCCTGGGCTATCGGGTCGGATGGTACTTCGGCGGCCAGGACGTCGACTCCGAGACATTCACCTACGCGGGGACCGCTGACGAGGCGCTAAAGCAGCTCGATGAGGTGTACGGGAGATGGAACGCGGGGGTCCGCGAACTCTCGGACACTGACCTGGAGAATCCGCCCACGGTGGGTCCCGAGCGGTTTCCCATGGAGAACAGGGTCCTGCACGTCAACAGGGAGCTGATTCATCACGGCGCCGAGATTTCCCTGCTGCGCGACCTCTACCGCTGGCAGGACGGAGCCGTACCGCGCCGAATATGA
- a CDS encoding ROK family protein has protein sequence MRLVPEAAPQPAAPQTPRRLGAVELVPGRVGAAVLSMAGRILDRTESSYDAATATPADIDTALAAAAGVFAGHELQGIGVAAAGLVDPVTGLIMEVNDAPGLHGYPVTERLGALTGASVRVEHRARLQVLGDRWFGAGRGRRTFASVSTGEVLGVGLLYDGEVMAPPGGRSGAHMTVSASGERCTCGNRGCWKTVATTGWLRARARAVGLGGQTSLEALVNRGDALAGQVVEEYAHNLALGLVNVQQLFAPGLFILHGEAREGGERFRTVVEERLRDAVAFSGAEQPRVLVGTAAVDDVALLGGAGLVVSHL, from the coding sequence TTGCGACTGGTCCCCGAGGCCGCGCCGCAACCGGCCGCTCCCCAGACGCCTCGGCGGCTGGGCGCCGTCGAGCTGGTCCCCGGTCGGGTCGGGGCGGCCGTACTGTCCATGGCGGGCCGGATCCTGGACCGCACCGAGTCGTCGTACGACGCGGCCACCGCCACCCCCGCGGACATCGACACGGCGCTGGCCGCGGCGGCCGGGGTCTTCGCCGGCCATGAACTCCAGGGGATCGGGGTGGCCGCCGCCGGGCTCGTGGACCCCGTCACGGGCCTGATCATGGAAGTGAACGACGCGCCCGGACTGCACGGCTATCCCGTCACGGAGCGGCTCGGCGCGCTCACCGGGGCGAGCGTGCGGGTGGAGCACCGGGCGCGACTGCAGGTGCTCGGCGACCGCTGGTTCGGCGCCGGTCGTGGACGGCGCACCTTCGCCTCGGTCTCCACGGGTGAGGTACTCGGCGTGGGGCTCCTCTACGACGGCGAGGTGATGGCCCCGCCCGGCGGGCGCAGCGGCGCCCATATGACCGTGTCGGCCAGCGGCGAGCGGTGCACCTGCGGGAACCGCGGCTGCTGGAAGACCGTGGCCACCACCGGCTGGCTGCGCGCCCGGGCCCGCGCCGTGGGACTCGGGGGCCAGACGTCCCTGGAGGCACTGGTCAACCGCGGGGACGCGCTCGCCGGGCAGGTGGTGGAGGAATACGCGCACAACCTCGCTCTGGGGCTGGTGAACGTGCAGCAGCTCTTCGCACCCGGCCTCTTCATCCTGCACGGTGAGGCGCGCGAGGGCGGTGAGCGATTCCGCACCGTGGTGGAGGAGCGGCTGCGGGACGCCGTCGCCTTCTCGGGCGCCGAGCAGCCGCGGGTGCTCGTCGGCACGGCCGCCGTCGACGATGTCGCGCTGCTCGGCGGCGCCGGTCTCGTCGTCTCGCATCTGTAG
- a CDS encoding RidA family protein — protein MATIDVFNHNVPAESDFGYSQAIKSGDLIHVSGQLSLDEAGEFLYADDFAAQLGQTYVNMDKVLGHYGVTRNQVVSQTLYVVNLRQHAAATAEGNLAYFGDHRPASTVLGVTELTFPGQVIEISFVVDTKLPA, from the coding sequence TTGGCCACGATCGATGTCTTCAACCACAACGTCCCGGCCGAGAGCGACTTCGGCTACTCGCAGGCGATCAAGTCCGGCGATCTCATCCACGTCTCCGGACAGCTCTCGCTCGACGAGGCGGGCGAGTTCCTCTATGCGGACGACTTCGCCGCCCAGCTCGGACAGACCTACGTCAACATGGACAAGGTCCTGGGCCACTACGGCGTCACCCGGAACCAGGTCGTCTCGCAGACCCTGTACGTGGTGAACCTGCGGCAGCACGCCGCGGCGACAGCGGAGGGCAACCTGGCGTACTTCGGTGACCACCGCCCGGCCAGCACGGTCCTCGGCGTCACCGAGCTGACCTTCCCCGGCCAGGTCATCGAGATCAGCTTCGTCGTCGACACAAAGCTGCCCGCCTGA
- a CDS encoding ATP-binding cassette domain-containing protein, with the protein MTTEAAAPAPPGGKVLLELVGLRKEFGTRTVNVAVDDVSLEVHEGETLALVGESGCGKTTLTRLLLKLVEPTAGNVRFDGQDLAALSPAGLRAVRRQMQVVLQDPYSSMNPRMRITDIVAEPLVTHDPEARGRRARARTRERVGELLEAVGLDASIQDRYPHEFSGGQRQRVSIARALALRPRLLVLDEPTSALDVSVQATVLDLLADLQSRLGLTYVFVSHNLAVVRQVADRVAVMRRGRLVEVGETAAVLRTPQHPYTRQLLDAVPVLDPRRGRRAADRLSLTSEESR; encoded by the coding sequence ATGACCACCGAAGCCGCTGCGCCCGCGCCCCCGGGCGGAAAGGTCCTCCTGGAACTCGTCGGCCTGCGCAAGGAGTTCGGCACCAGGACGGTGAACGTGGCCGTCGACGACGTCTCGCTCGAAGTCCACGAAGGGGAGACGCTCGCCCTGGTCGGCGAGTCCGGCTGTGGCAAGACCACCCTCACCCGGCTGCTGCTCAAGCTCGTCGAACCCACCGCCGGAAACGTGCGCTTCGACGGACAGGACCTCGCCGCCCTCTCCCCCGCCGGACTGCGTGCCGTACGCCGCCAGATGCAGGTCGTCCTCCAGGACCCGTACTCCAGTATGAACCCGCGGATGCGCATCACCGACATCGTCGCCGAACCGCTGGTCACCCACGATCCCGAGGCCCGCGGGCGGCGCGCCCGGGCCCGCACCAGGGAACGGGTCGGGGAACTCCTGGAGGCCGTGGGCCTGGACGCCTCCATCCAGGACCGCTACCCGCACGAGTTCTCCGGCGGCCAGCGCCAACGCGTCTCGATCGCGCGGGCCCTGGCGCTCCGGCCCCGTCTGCTCGTGCTCGACGAGCCCACCAGCGCACTGGATGTCTCCGTGCAGGCCACCGTCCTCGACCTGCTGGCGGATCTCCAGAGCCGGCTGGGCCTCACCTATGTGTTCGTCTCGCACAACCTCGCCGTCGTACGGCAGGTGGCCGACCGGGTCGCGGTGATGCGCCGGGGGCGACTTGTCGAGGTGGGCGAGACGGCCGCCGTACTGCGCACCCCCCAGCACCCCTACACGCGGCAACTGCTCGACGCGGTGCCGGTCCTCGACCCGCGCAGGGGCCGCCGTGCCGCGGACCGCCTGTCCCTGACGAGCGAAGAGAGCCGATGA
- a CDS encoding alpha-glucuronidase family glycosyl hydrolase: MSSGIRRRSLLSAAAVGSTAASLGLSVPASAQPVLGTEPSAATLPTEDGYDLWLRYRRVEDPGQLGRYRAALGTLVWQGGGPLQQSAVAELVRGLTGLLGTRVAPRTSAPSPAALVVGTAKSSILIRELVPAADLAELGDEGYVVRRVTRRGEHFTVVAAHADRGVLYGAFHLLRLVQTRRPLEHVDPTERPATPLRMADHWDNDDGSIERGYAGRSFFDWKKLPQLDTRYTDYARVLASLGINGAVINNVNTPADYLAEPFLTKLAALAGVLRRYGVTLYVTANFAAPIDLGGLDTADPFDPAVRGWWTKKAEEIYGKIEDFGGFLVKANSEGRPGPLDYGRTHADGANVLADALRPYGGIVMWRAFVHDSDEKWDRQAYLDFTPLDGKFADNAVVQIKNGPIDFQVREPAHPLFGSLCSTPRCAAWPRPSSCHPPRAAYTRWTPGPTRRRC; encoded by the coding sequence ATGAGCTCAGGAATACGGCGCCGCAGCCTTCTGTCCGCGGCCGCTGTGGGAAGCACAGCCGCTTCACTCGGTCTCTCCGTCCCGGCGTCGGCACAGCCGGTCCTCGGCACGGAGCCATCCGCGGCCACGTTACCCACCGAGGACGGTTACGACCTGTGGCTGCGCTACCGGCGGGTGGAGGATCCCGGTCAACTGGGGCGGTACCGGGCCGCGTTGGGGACCCTGGTCTGGCAGGGAGGCGGCCCGCTCCAGCAGTCGGCGGTGGCGGAGTTGGTCCGCGGGCTCACCGGGCTGCTCGGTACCCGGGTGGCGCCACGCACCAGCGCCCCCTCACCCGCGGCACTTGTGGTGGGCACCGCGAAGAGTTCCATCCTGATCCGAGAGCTTGTGCCCGCGGCCGACCTGGCCGAGCTCGGCGACGAGGGCTACGTCGTCCGCCGGGTCACCCGGCGCGGCGAACACTTCACCGTGGTGGCGGCCCACGCCGACCGCGGTGTGCTCTACGGTGCGTTCCACCTGCTGCGGCTCGTACAGACCCGACGGCCGCTGGAACACGTCGACCCCACGGAGCGCCCGGCCACCCCGCTGCGCATGGCCGACCACTGGGACAACGACGACGGTTCGATCGAGCGCGGCTATGCGGGCCGGTCCTTCTTCGACTGGAAGAAGCTGCCGCAACTCGACACCCGGTACACGGACTACGCACGGGTCCTGGCCTCGCTCGGCATCAACGGCGCCGTGATCAATAATGTCAACACGCCGGCGGACTACCTCGCCGAGCCGTTCCTGACCAAGCTGGCCGCCCTGGCCGGGGTACTGCGCCGCTACGGCGTGACGCTGTACGTCACGGCGAACTTCGCCGCCCCCATCGACCTGGGCGGGCTGGACACCGCCGACCCCTTCGACCCGGCGGTGCGCGGCTGGTGGACGAAGAAGGCCGAGGAGATCTACGGCAAGATCGAGGACTTCGGCGGCTTCCTGGTGAAGGCCAACTCCGAGGGCCGCCCCGGGCCGCTGGACTACGGTCGCACCCACGCCGACGGGGCCAATGTGCTGGCGGACGCGCTGAGACCGTACGGCGGGATCGTGATGTGGCGGGCGTTCGTACATGACAGTGACGAGAAGTGGGACCGGCAAGCCTACCTCGATTTCACACCGCTGGACGGGAAGTTCGCGGACAACGCCGTGGTGCAGATCAAGAACGGGCCGATCGACTTCCAGGTCCGCGAGCCCGCCCACCCGCTCTTCGGTTCGCTGTGCTCGACGCCTCGCTGCGCAGCCTGGCCAAGGCCGTCGTCGTGCCACCCGCCTCGCGCTGCGTACACGCGCTGGACGCCGGGCCCGACTCGGCGCCGGTGCTGA
- a CDS encoding mandelate racemase/muconate lactonizing enzyme family protein — MKITDVDVWVVNLPLVNPFTSSFETKTGETRTVVRIRTDEGVEGWGETMWGAPVAAIVRSMAPDLIGTSPFALESFHRKQHMVPFFYGYLGYAAIAALDVACWDAMGKATDQSVTDLLGGAVRAEVPITALITRADAPGARGPGLPEAMAEHAVRVVAEGGFEAVKLKGTKDCAGDVAILRAVREALPEVNLRVDPNAAWSVPDSIRAGIALEELDLEYLEDPCVGIEGMSQVKAKVRIPLCTNMCVVRFEEFAPAMRLNAVDVIHGDVYKWGGIAATKALATHCETFGLGMNLHSGGELGIATAAHLAVVSSTPVLSRAIDSMYYLHADDIIEPLHLENGRLRVPTGPGLGVSVDEEKLRHYAAANERDGDLTG; from the coding sequence ATGAAGATCACTGACGTCGACGTATGGGTGGTCAACCTTCCCCTCGTCAACCCCTTCACCAGCTCGTTCGAGACCAAGACGGGCGAGACGCGCACGGTGGTGCGCATTCGCACCGACGAGGGTGTCGAGGGCTGGGGCGAGACGATGTGGGGCGCGCCGGTCGCCGCGATCGTCCGGTCGATGGCCCCCGACCTGATCGGGACCAGCCCGTTCGCGCTGGAGAGCTTCCATCGCAAGCAGCACATGGTGCCGTTCTTCTACGGTTACCTCGGCTACGCGGCGATCGCCGCCCTCGATGTCGCCTGCTGGGACGCGATGGGCAAGGCCACCGATCAGTCCGTCACCGACCTGCTGGGCGGCGCCGTCCGCGCCGAGGTCCCGATCACCGCGCTCATCACCCGCGCCGACGCTCCGGGTGCGCGGGGCCCGGGCCTGCCCGAGGCGATGGCGGAGCACGCGGTACGCGTCGTGGCGGAGGGCGGCTTCGAGGCCGTCAAGCTCAAGGGCACGAAGGACTGTGCGGGCGATGTCGCCATCCTGCGCGCCGTGCGCGAGGCGCTGCCCGAGGTGAACCTGCGTGTCGACCCGAACGCAGCCTGGTCGGTGCCCGACTCGATACGCGCCGGCATAGCCCTGGAGGAACTCGACCTGGAGTATCTGGAGGACCCCTGCGTCGGCATCGAGGGCATGAGCCAGGTGAAGGCGAAGGTGCGCATCCCGCTGTGCACCAACATGTGCGTCGTCCGCTTCGAGGAGTTCGCCCCCGCCATGCGGCTGAACGCCGTCGACGTCATCCACGGTGACGTCTACAAGTGGGGCGGGATCGCGGCGACCAAGGCGCTCGCCACGCACTGCGAGACCTTCGGCCTGGGCATGAACCTGCACAGCGGAGGCGAGCTCGGCATCGCCACGGCGGCGCATCTGGCCGTCGTCTCCAGCACCCCCGTGCTCTCGCGCGCCATCGACAGCATGTACTACCTGCACGCCGACGACATCATCGAGCCGCTGCACCTGGAGAACGGCCGGCTGAGGGTGCCGACGGGACCGGGGCTCGGCGTGAGCGTGGACGAGGAAAAGCTCCGGCACTACGCCGCGGCCAACGAGCGGGACGGGGACCTGACGGGATGA
- a CDS encoding SGNH/GDSL hydrolase family protein encodes MTITIRPGSTVMFTGDSITDCQRLESEDGLGFGYPLRIAGEWGLRHPDRPVTWLNTGIGGNKVSDLEARWQTDVLDARPDVVSILVGVNDMGWHTLDPKGYVITAEEFEAGYDRLLAPLAEAGTKLILIVPFLLPIHGIVEAGAGVVRIGEEERKEWRTDLDPKIQVVRKLALNYGAQLLDADGMFAELAATTGPEYWAADGVHPTPAGHAALAAAWLRLVE; translated from the coding sequence ATGACGATCACTATTCGACCGGGAAGCACCGTGATGTTCACCGGCGATTCGATCACCGACTGCCAACGGCTGGAGAGCGAAGACGGTCTCGGGTTCGGCTACCCGCTGCGTATCGCGGGCGAGTGGGGACTGCGGCACCCGGACCGGCCCGTGACCTGGCTGAACACCGGGATCGGGGGCAACAAGGTGAGCGACCTCGAAGCCCGCTGGCAAACAGACGTACTCGACGCGCGCCCGGACGTGGTGTCGATCCTCGTCGGGGTCAACGACATGGGCTGGCACACGCTGGACCCGAAGGGGTACGTGATCACCGCGGAGGAGTTCGAAGCGGGTTATGACCGCCTGCTCGCGCCCCTCGCCGAGGCGGGCACGAAGCTGATCCTCATCGTGCCGTTCCTCCTGCCGATCCATGGCATCGTCGAGGCCGGTGCCGGTGTCGTGCGCATCGGGGAGGAAGAGCGCAAGGAATGGCGCACCGACCTGGACCCGAAGATCCAGGTGGTGCGCAAGCTCGCCCTCAACTACGGCGCTCAGCTGCTCGACGCCGACGGCATGTTCGCCGAGCTCGCCGCGACGACCGGGCCGGAGTACTGGGCCGCGGACGGCGTACACCCGACGCCGGCCGGTCACGCCGCGCTCGCGGCGGCCTGGCTGCGCCTGGTCGAGTGA
- a CDS encoding RidA family protein has protein sequence MSERMSKRAVHTPGAPRPAGAYSQGVVAGGFLYTAGFGPQDPVTGEIPEGVGAQTAQVLRNVAAVLAEQGLTLRDVVKVTTHLQHLKRDFAAYDAAYREFFSEPCPVRTTVGSDLMDILVEIDVVAVVPGTEGAFR, from the coding sequence ATGAGCGAGCGGATGAGCAAGCGGGCCGTGCACACGCCGGGTGCCCCTCGCCCCGCGGGTGCCTACTCCCAGGGCGTGGTGGCGGGCGGGTTCCTGTACACGGCGGGCTTCGGCCCGCAGGACCCGGTGACGGGCGAGATTCCGGAAGGCGTCGGGGCACAGACCGCGCAGGTACTGCGCAATGTCGCCGCCGTGCTCGCCGAACAGGGGCTGACCCTGCGGGACGTGGTGAAGGTGACGACACATCTGCAGCACCTGAAGCGGGACTTCGCCGCGTACGACGCCGCCTACCGCGAGTTCTTCAGCGAGCCGTGCCCGGTGCGCACCACCGTCGGCTCTGATCTGATGGACATCCTGGTGGAGATCGACGTGGTGGCCGTCGTACCGGGCACGGAGGGAGCGTTCCGATGA
- a CDS encoding winged helix-turn-helix transcriptional regulator, protein MVTKQLLTGLPEDANLRRADSLAREIFSDVANKWAFLIIEALGERTLRFSELRNDVEGVSHKMLTQNLRMLERNGLVERKVHPTVPPRVEYTLTEPGQALRATVDGMCGWTHTYLGHIEDARRRFGA, encoded by the coding sequence ATGGTGACCAAGCAGCTACTCACGGGCCTGCCCGAGGACGCGAACCTGAGGCGCGCGGACTCCCTGGCGCGGGAGATCTTCTCGGACGTGGCCAACAAATGGGCGTTCCTGATCATCGAGGCGCTCGGTGAGCGCACCCTGCGCTTCAGCGAGTTGCGGAATGACGTCGAGGGCGTCAGCCATAAGATGCTCACCCAGAACCTGCGCATGCTGGAGCGCAACGGCCTGGTCGAGCGGAAGGTGCATCCCACCGTGCCGCCCCGGGTCGAGTACACCCTCACGGAGCCGGGCCAGGCCCTGCGCGCGACGGTCGACGGCATGTGTGGCTGGACCCACACCTACCTCGGTCACATCGAGGACGCGCGTCGTCGCTTCGGCGCCTGA
- a CDS encoding creatininase family protein, with amino-acid sequence MSQSRLTELTWREVRRAGEEGIALLPIGSQEQHAAHLPMGTDTLLVEEVVDRALDMLAREAGPGVVRLPALPFGHSPHHLFAAAVSLSAATLGAVLDDILDSLVTSGYRRIMVVNGHGGNDEIMRLAVKRFALRSPVTVAACSYWTLTAGEDGAGRPDVTPGHAGWFETSLMLAAHPDLVRTPVPARAPVEPAPLFDAPPYPGLTVERHGEWERVGGSTDDAADADATRGDRLLEDRARGLARAIRAFDAASRSPR; translated from the coding sequence GTGAGCCAATCGAGACTGACCGAACTCACCTGGCGAGAGGTGCGCCGGGCCGGCGAGGAGGGCATCGCTCTGCTGCCCATCGGTTCGCAGGAGCAGCACGCCGCGCACCTTCCGATGGGCACCGACACCCTCCTGGTCGAGGAGGTGGTGGACCGCGCGCTGGACATGCTCGCCCGGGAGGCCGGGCCGGGTGTGGTGCGGTTGCCGGCGCTGCCCTTCGGGCACAGCCCGCACCACTTGTTCGCGGCCGCCGTCTCGCTCTCCGCGGCGACCTTGGGCGCGGTCCTGGACGACATCCTCGACTCACTCGTGACCAGCGGATACCGCCGCATCATGGTCGTGAACGGCCATGGCGGCAACGACGAGATCATGCGGCTCGCCGTGAAGCGGTTCGCGCTGCGTTCCCCGGTGACGGTCGCCGCCTGCTCGTACTGGACCCTCACCGCGGGTGAGGACGGAGCGGGGCGGCCGGATGTCACCCCGGGGCATGCCGGATGGTTCGAGACGTCACTCATGCTGGCGGCCCACCCGGACCTGGTGCGCACGCCCGTGCCCGCCCGCGCTCCGGTCGAACCGGCACCCCTGTTCGACGCCCCGCCCTACCCGGGCCTGACCGTGGAGCGCCACGGGGAATGGGAGCGGGTCGGCGGCTCCACGGACGACGCCGCCGACGCCGACGCCACCCGGGGCGACCGGCTGTTGGAGGACCGGGCGCGAGGACTGGCCCGGGCCATCCGGGCCTTCGACGCGGCGAGCCGGTCACCCCGATGA
- a CDS encoding IclR family transcriptional regulator: MPKPVNTPASHREEPRATAKGPVDKALEVLDALVQPDAPHRLADLAARTGLPKPTVHRLLQTFADAGYAVPGPGGNYQAGPRLLGLAATTMASSRELRLARPVLDDLRQRTGHLAHFSVRDGAVAVHVTHSEPSSAYHMAPAAGGEVPLYCSAVGWAMLSALPSPMAAELLGSAPLPARTPRTATDPEAVLAALPAVREQGYAVDDEYAEQDVRAIAAPVLGPGGQVAGAVGIVGLTFMLDEGSVAMLGPMVRAAAGTVSAALRGGAGTLGIVRGQE; this comes from the coding sequence ATGCCGAAGCCGGTCAATACCCCCGCGAGCCACCGCGAAGAGCCGCGTGCCACCGCGAAGGGCCCTGTGGACAAGGCACTCGAGGTGCTGGACGCACTGGTCCAGCCCGATGCCCCGCACCGCCTGGCCGACCTCGCCGCCCGCACGGGGCTGCCGAAGCCGACGGTCCACCGTCTGCTGCAGACCTTCGCCGACGCCGGATACGCGGTACCGGGCCCCGGCGGCAACTACCAGGCCGGGCCACGTCTGCTCGGGCTCGCCGCCACGACGATGGCGTCCAGCCGCGAGCTGCGGCTGGCCCGCCCGGTCCTGGACGACCTGCGGCAGCGCACCGGCCACCTGGCCCACTTCTCGGTACGGGACGGCGCCGTGGCGGTGCATGTGACGCACTCGGAGCCGTCGTCCGCGTACCACATGGCGCCGGCCGCGGGCGGCGAAGTCCCGCTGTACTGCTCGGCGGTGGGATGGGCGATGCTGTCGGCCCTTCCCTCGCCGATGGCGGCGGAGCTGCTGGGCAGCGCGCCCCTCCCGGCCCGTACGCCGCGGACGGCGACGGACCCGGAGGCCGTGCTCGCGGCTCTGCCCGCCGTGCGCGAACAGGGCTACGCGGTGGACGACGAATACGCGGAGCAGGACGTCCGCGCCATCGCGGCCCCGGTGCTGGGGCCCGGCGGCCAGGTCGCCGGCGCGGTCGGCATCGTCGGGCTGACGTTCATGCTGGACGAGGGGAGCGTGGCGATGCTGGGGCCGATGGTGCGCGCCGCCGCCGGCACGGTGTCGGCGGCGCTGCGCGGCGGTGCGGGGACGCTGGGGATTGTGCGAGGGCAGGAGTGA